The Candidatus Tumulicola sp. region GTTCCGAGTTTCGTACTCGTCGTGGTCGTTTGGTATGCGGTTCGCGTCGATGCGGTGCGAGCCGCGACGTTCGGATTGGCCGCGGGCCTCGTCGAGGACGGACTGGCAGTCACCACCGGTGCGGCGTGGACGATCTCGACGCTGGTCACGGCCGTCGTCGTGAGCTTGCTGTCGCGCGGATTCTTCGCCGATTCGATCCCGCTGGCCGCCGTTGCGACCGCCGTCGCGACGTTGCTTCGCGCGCTACTGTTTTGGACGATCGCATCGCTCGAAGGTTTTCCGCCCGGGCTGGCAACGTCGCACTTCCATCAAACGCTGTTGGCAACCGCAATGAACGTCGCTACGATGATCGTCGCGATGCTGGCGATGCGGCGGTACGAAGCGCTGCGTTCGTGAATCAAGGGCGCCCACAGGAGCGGCGCATCGGTTGGCAGCCTCCGGTGTGGCGCATCGTCGCGTTCATTGCGTTGGTGTTGCTCGCGCTGGCCGCGCTGGCCGCACGATTGGTCGAAGTGCAAATCTTCGATGGCGACCGCTATCGACAAGAGGCGTTGGCTAATCAGATTCGTTTGATTCCGGTCGCCGCGCCGCGCGGCATCATGTACGACCGGCACGGTACGGTGTTGGTGCGCAGCCGGCCGTCGTTCGTCGTCGGGCTGATTCCCTCGCAAGTGACCGACATCGATTCCGACCTGCAACGCTTATCGACCGCTATCGGCGTTCCGGTAGCGACGTTGCGCGACCGGCTATTGCATCATCGCGGCATCGACTACAAGACGTTCGACGAAGTGGTCGTGAACGAACCGTATGGCCCGGTGGTGCTGGCGCGCGACTTGCCGGTCGCTTCGACCGCACGCCTCTCGGAATTGTTGAGTGACATGCCGGGTGTCGATTTGGAAGTACAGCCGGTGCGCGATTATCCGCATGGCCCGCTCGGCTCGCACATTTTCGGCTACGTCGGTGCGATTACCGAAGAAGAGTATAAAACGCTGGCGCGCGAGGGCTACTCGCCCAACGACGTCATCGGTAAAGACGGACTGGAATACCAATACGATCGCTATCTGCGCGGCATTCCGGGGGGCGAGCGCGTGATGGTGAACTCCAGCGGCTCGGTGGTGGCCAACGTCGCTTCGCAATCGCCGGTTGCCGGGGATACGCTGGTCACGAACCTCGATTGGCGACTGCAATCGATCGTGGAAAGTGCGCTGGCCGACGGCATCGCGCGCTGGGGTCACGGGCGGCGGCTTTCGGGTGCGGTGGTGGCGGAAGATCCGTGGACCGGCGGCATTCTCGCGCTCGCGAGTTATCCCAACTTCGATCCGCGAGACTTCGCGGCCGAAAAATCGTCGCGCGTTCGCCGTTACCTTACCGACGTGTCGGAGCCGCTGTTCGACCGCGCCATCGCCGCCGCAACGCCCACCGGTTCGACGTTCAAAATGGTTACCGGGTCGGCCGCGCTCACCGAAGGCGTGGTGCGCGTCAATCAAGTGGTGTACGACAGCGGTGGCTGGAACTGCGGCGGTTACTATGCGCGCGACATCGCGTCCGGCGGCATGGGCAATACGACGTTCGTGCCGGCGCTGGCGGCGTCGAGCGACGGCTATTTCTATCGTTTGGCGTGGTGGCTCGGAAACGCGCGATTGCGTAAATATGCATTGGCGTTCGGCTTGGACGCGAAGAGCGGCATCGACATTCCAGGTGAAAACGAAGGCAATTGGCCGACCAATGCGTGGGAGATGCGAAACTTCGGCGTTCCGATGGAGCCCGGTGACGCGTGTTTTTTGGGAATCGGTCAAGGCGCGATGCAAGCCACGCCGCTGCAGATGGTCAACGTCGCGTCGACCGTGATTAACGGCGGCACGTTATGGCGTCCGCAGATCGTTCGCGAAATTCGCGATCCACACGGCGCGGCGGTGAAGTCGCTTCCGCCGGTGGCGATTCGCCAAGTGCCCGTAACGCAAGAGGCATTGGCCGCGGTGCGGGCCGGCATGGCGCGCGTCACCGGCCCGGGCGGAACTGCCGCCGGTCTCGGGATCGACGGCTTGCCGTACTCAGGAAAAACCGGAACCGTAGAAACGGCCGGTGGTAACGGGCCGAATACGACGTGGTTCGTCGCGTGGGCACCGAGCGATCATCCTAGAATTGCGTTAGCAGTGTTCGTCGATCGCAGTGGCGGATACGGCGCGCAGGTGGCGGCACCGATCGCGCGCGACATCCTTGTCAGATACTTTAAAAAGAAGCCGTAGCGCCCGTTAGCAGCGAGAGGTCGCGTGCGATGCGTTCGCTGCGCGCGCCCGGCCGCGTTGCGAAATAGGTTTGGACGACGGCATCTTCGCCGCGCACCGTCAACGCGTTGGCTGCGGCCAGTGCGACCGCTTCGGACGGATCGTCGAGTGCTTCTTGCAACATCGCGGTTCGATCGGCACCGGACAATTCGCCGATCGCGAAGATCATGTCGCAACGCGCGGCTTCGGAAAGGCCTTCGAATCCCTCACCCGCTCGTCCCGTCCACGACGTACGTTCGACCGGCTGGACGCGCCGGCTCGAGCGGCGCGCTAGGATGACGGCGACGAGGGCGATCGCGACGACGACCGCAACGACGACCGCAACGACGGCAGGGATCACTGCGTCGACAACAGCGCTCGAACGTCTTCGAGAGCGCGATCTAACTCCGGGTCGGCGCGATGTTGCAATCGTTCGAGGAAGTCGGCCGGGTCGAGCGATGCCGCTTCGTCCATGCGCCGTATCAGTAATGCGCGATAGCGTGCCGCCGCATCGTCGCGATCCGGCAGAAGTCGTGCCAATAACGACCATGGAGCGGCGGTCGCCAACGGGGCCGCGTCGAGGCGTTCGCTGGCCTCGTCGAAATCCGTTGGGTCGAAGAAACCGCGAAACGTTTCTGCATCGTGCGGCGGATCGGCCGGCGCCCCGGTCGCGAGCGACGCTTCGTAGGCAAGGCGTTTGATACTGGCCCGCAACGACGGCGTTTCGACGTCGCGCTCGGCCAACGCGTAACTCGGCAGGCGGAGCTTGATAAACAGCCGGTCCAGCTCTTCGCGTAGTGCGTCGCGCACCGCCGACAATGCGGTGCAATGCGCGCTGCCGATCGCGTCGGGCAGCAACACGCGAATCGCGAACAAGTGTGCGCCTAATCCGTCGAATTTCGCTTGCGCCAGGAAACGTCGCGCGTGTTCGGCGCGCTGTGGCGACAGCCAGAGTGCGAACCCGGTACGCGCCGCGATCGTCTCCACGATCGATCCTTCGTGCACTTCGCCGCCGCCGGCGCCCGGCACGAGGATCGCGGCCTCCAACACCAAGTCCGCACCATTCGCGGCCACCACCGGCGTTGCGGGCGGAAGTTCGAGGAAGCGATGTTCGGTTAACGAGCGCGCGTATTGCGGCGAGGCCGGCCCGATCACGCCGTCGAGACCGAACGGCAGGCCTGCGATCGCATTGGCGAACACCGGCGTCGAGCGAACTTTGAGTGCGTTCGATGCAACGGTGTCCGCGCGGTCGCCGTCGTACCGGCATTCGGCGGTAGCGACCAGCGCTTCACCGGCCGCAACGCCGTTGTTGACGACGTCGCGCCAGCGAATCGTCGCCTCGACACCTGGGTCGACGTCGTTCAGCGCGATGCCGTCGACCGCGAATGCCGGCACGGCGCCGGAGTCGCGCACCGGCACGTCGTTCACCGTGGTCGAGTTCGGCACGTAAATCAACGCGTTTGGCCGCTCGACGGCGATTCGCACGCGCCGCGCCGGGCCGTCGCCGCCGTTGCGAACGTGCAACGTCCAGTCGATC contains the following coding sequences:
- the mreD gene encoding rod shape-determining protein MreD encodes the protein MSLSRDKRHVAPFVGPRWYVAAAWLFGAAVVQTTFGHSLSIRTAVPSFVLVVVVWYAVRVDAVRAATFGLAAGLVEDGLAVTTGAAWTISTLVTAVVVSLLSRGFFADSIPLAAVATAVATLLRALLFWTIASLEGFPPGLATSHFHQTLLATAMNVATMIVAMLAMRRYEALRS
- the mrdA gene encoding penicillin-binding protein 2 — translated: MNQGRPQERRIGWQPPVWRIVAFIALVLLALAALAARLVEVQIFDGDRYRQEALANQIRLIPVAAPRGIMYDRHGTVLVRSRPSFVVGLIPSQVTDIDSDLQRLSTAIGVPVATLRDRLLHHRGIDYKTFDEVVVNEPYGPVVLARDLPVASTARLSELLSDMPGVDLEVQPVRDYPHGPLGSHIFGYVGAITEEEYKTLAREGYSPNDVIGKDGLEYQYDRYLRGIPGGERVMVNSSGSVVANVASQSPVAGDTLVTNLDWRLQSIVESALADGIARWGHGRRLSGAVVAEDPWTGGILALASYPNFDPRDFAAEKSSRVRRYLTDVSEPLFDRAIAAATPTGSTFKMVTGSAALTEGVVRVNQVVYDSGGWNCGGYYARDIASGGMGNTTFVPALAASSDGYFYRLAWWLGNARLRKYALAFGLDAKSGIDIPGENEGNWPTNAWEMRNFGVPMEPGDACFLGIGQGAMQATPLQMVNVASTVINGGTLWRPQIVREIRDPHGAAVKSLPPVAIRQVPVTQEALAAVRAGMARVTGPGGTAAGLGIDGLPYSGKTGTVETAGGNGPNTTWFVAWAPSDHPRIALAVFVDRSGGYGAQVAAPIARDILVRYFKKKP